A section of the Pseudomonadota bacterium genome encodes:
- a CDS encoding AraC family transcriptional regulator, with amino-acid sequence MKRTRTRLSEDQAAACGPDHHPASAERVVVDYYPRLGAEQWTVTRSRRLWSLFHSSLTFCIAIRMERWPGQRWRLDRKIYRMQPRSLMVLLPGDTHVTEQLPLADFRVLRLEPDALERWGLAEPRTYRQQLDDPRLWQAMYRVVQALDQTTSPTNSGEELEPLKALFAFFDALRGFEQRPGATSHRDAHRRSPEARELRAALADCHDETRLDSFCSVRDIKPYELTRAFKLEYGLPPSAFRQRIRVERAMAAIRGAEARKQPGRASSLAQIALAAGFADQPHMTKVFRNMVGFTPGCYWSRFHDPVVSIRPRWHGGPHRKVRGCRNLSAFRRKEL; translated from the coding sequence ATGAAGCGGACAAGGACTCGGCTGTCTGAAGACCAAGCGGCTGCCTGCGGCCCTGACCATCATCCCGCATCGGCCGAGCGGGTCGTGGTCGACTACTACCCTAGGCTGGGCGCCGAGCAGTGGACCGTGACGCGCTCCAGACGCTTGTGGTCCCTGTTCCACAGCTCGCTGACCTTCTGTATTGCGATACGCATGGAGCGTTGGCCCGGACAGAGGTGGAGGCTTGACCGCAAGATCTATAGGATGCAGCCCAGGTCGTTGATGGTCCTGCTGCCCGGCGACACGCACGTGACCGAGCAACTGCCCCTCGCCGATTTTCGCGTCCTGAGGCTCGAACCGGATGCGCTCGAGAGGTGGGGTCTCGCCGAGCCGCGAACCTACCGGCAACAGCTGGACGATCCCCGCCTGTGGCAGGCGATGTACCGTGTGGTCCAGGCACTCGACCAGACCACAAGTCCGACGAATTCCGGTGAGGAGCTCGAGCCGCTCAAGGCCCTGTTTGCGTTCTTCGATGCCCTGCGCGGATTCGAGCAGCGGCCGGGCGCGACGAGCCACCGCGACGCGCACCGCAGGAGCCCAGAAGCCCGCGAGCTCCGGGCGGCGTTAGCCGACTGTCACGACGAAACCAGACTGGACTCGTTTTGCAGCGTGCGGGACATCAAGCCTTACGAGTTGACCCGCGCCTTCAAGCTCGAGTACGGGTTGCCTCCGTCCGCGTTTAGGCAGCGGATCCGGGTGGAGCGGGCCATGGCGGCGATCCGGGGTGCTGAAGCGCGAAAGCAGCCCGGACGTGCCAGCAGCTTGGCGCAAATCGCGCTGGCGGCTGGCTTCGCCGATCAGCCGCACATGACGAAAGTGTTTCGAAACATGGTGGGCTTCACGCCAGGCTGCTACTGGAGCCGGTTTCACGATCCAGTTGTGTCCATCCGCCCGCGGTGGCATGGCGGGCCGCATCGGAAAGTCCGAGGATGCAGGAATCTCTCGGCCTTCAGGAGGAAGGAGCTATGA